The Eggerthella guodeyinii sequence CTCCGGGTGCGCCTCGCGGATCTTCTCCACGCGCTCGGCCACGAGCTGGTCGAACTCGTCGCTGGCCGGGCTCAGGTTCGAGGGACCGTACCACATCACGGGGTTGCCCGCATCGTCGGTGAACGTGCTGACGTTCGCGTTCGTGGGACGCCCCCACATATGATCGTCGTCCGAGAACTCCTGACCCACCACCGTGCTGCCGTACTTCACGCCGTCCACTTCGATGATGGACCCATTCGCCTGCTGGGGAAACAGCAGCTGCGCGATGCCCGTGGTAACCGCCGTGTACAGCACGCCGCACAGCAGCGTCATCGCCACGAAGAACAGCGCTGCGCTCCCCCAGGTCTTAAACTTGCTCATTACGGTTCGCTTCCTTTCGATAGTAGCTCCGCCGGCGGGCGGCCGCTTGTGCCCGGCCGCCCGCGCTTTCGTCCTGCGAGTTGGCTCGCCGGACCCGTGAAAAAGGGCTACACGCCGATGGCCACCAACGCCATGTCCAACAGTTTGATGGCCACGAACGGCAGCACCACGCCGCCCACGCCGTACACCACGAGGTTGCGGGTGAGCAGGCTCTGCGCCGTGCCCTCGCGGTACTTCACGCCCTTGAGCGCCAGCGGGATCAGCGCCACGATGATCAGCGCGTTGTAGATGATGGCCGCCAGGATGGCCGACGACGGGCTGCCCAGCTGCATGATGTTGAGCGCCTCGAGCTGCGGGTACAGCGGCACGAACAGCGCCGGGATGATGGCGAAGTACTTGGCCACGTCGTTCGCGATGGAGAACGTGGTCAGGCTGCCGCGCGTCATGAGCAGCTGCTTGCCGATACGCACGATGTCGATGAGCTTCGTCGGGCTGGAGTCGAGGTCCACCATGTTGCCGGCTTCCTTCGCCGCCTGGGTGCCGCTGTTCATGGCCACGGCCACGTCGGCCTGCGCGAGCGCGGGCGCGTCGTTCGTGCCGTCGCCCGTCATGGCCACCATGTGGCCCTCGGCCTGGTACCCGCGGATGGCGGCCAGCTTCGTCTCGGGCGTCGCCTCGGCGATGAAGTCGTCCACGCCGGCCTCGGCCGCGATGGCCGCCGCCGTCATGGGGTTGTCGCCCGTGATCATGACGGTTTTGATGCCCATGGTGCGCAGGTCGGAGAAGTTCTCCTTGATGCCCTGCTTCACGATGTCCTTCAGATGCACGACGCCCAGAATACGATGATCGCGAGCAACGAGCAGCGGAGTGCCACCTGCGCGCGAGACATCCTCAACGATGCCGGCGCACTGAGCGCTGTACGTGCCGCCGTGCGACTCCACATAACTCTTGACGGCATCGGCCGCCCCCTTCCGAATCTCATGGCCGCCGAAGTCGACGCCGCTCATGCGCGTCTGCGCCGTGAACGGGATGGACTCCATGCCCGACCCCTCCAGCTCGCGAGCGCGGATGTCGAACAGCTCCTTCGCCAGCACCACGATACTGCGGCCCTCGGGCGTCTCGTCGGTGAGGCTGGCCAGCTGCGCCGCATCGGCCACGTCGCGCTCCGACGCGCCGTCCACCGGGATGAACGCGGCGGCCTGGCGGTTGCCCAGCGTGATGGTGCCCGTCTTGTCGAGCAGCAGCACGTCCACGTCGCCCGCGGCCTCCACGGCTCGGCCGCTCATGGCCAGCACGTTCGCCTGGTTGAGGCGGCTCATACCGGCGATGCCGATGGCCGACAGCAACGCGCCGATGGTGGTGGGCGCCAGGCACACGAACAGCGCGATGAGCGAGGTGAGCGTCGTCGGGTTCGCCGCGCCCTCCTGCCCGGCCGTGAACGCGCTGAACGGGAACAGCGCCACGGCCACGATGAGGAACACGATGGTCAGCGCCACGAGCAGGATCTCGAGGGCGATCTCGTTCGGCGTCTTCTTGCGCGAGGCCGATTCCACCATCGCGATCATCTGGTCGAGGAAGCTGTGGCCCGCATCGGCCGTCACCTCCACCACCAGCCAGTCGGACAGCACCGTGGTGCCGCCGGTCACGGCCGAGCGATCGCCACCCGACTCGCGGATGACCGGGGCAGACTCGCCCGTGATGGCGCTCTCGTCCACCGAGGCCGCGCCCAGGACGATCTCGCCGTCGGCGGGAATCTGCTCGCCCGCCGCCACGAAGAACAGGTCCTTCTTCTTGAGCAGCGCCGAGCTCACCTCGCTCGCGTTCAGGCGGAAGAACTCGGCCGGGTCGTCGAGATGCATGCCCTTGGCCAGCTGGCCCTGGTTGATCTTGTGCGCATCCACGTCCCGCTTGGCGGCGCGCAGCGAGTCGGCCTGCGCCTTGCCGCGGCCCTCGGCCAACGCTTCCGCGAAGTTCGAGAACAGCACGGTGAGCCACAGCACCACCGAGATGGCCAGCACGAACGCCGGATGCGAGTCCGTCACGCCGAACAGCGCCAGCACGAACAGCCCCAGCGTGAGGATGGCCGAGAGGTACACCATGAGCATGACGGGGTTCTTCGCCTGCTCGCGGGGATCGAGCTTCGCGAAGGCGTCGCGCACCGCGCGCTTCGCGAGCGCGTTCATGGCGCCGTCGTTCCGATTGCCGCGGGGGCTGCGAGCGCCCGCGTCTTCCCAAGTTGTTGTAGTCATAGCTCCATTCACCTTGCCTTACCCGAGCACCATCTGAAGATGCTCGGCAATGGGACCCAGCGCAAGCGCGGGGAACATCGTGAGCGCACCCACCAGCAGCACGATAACGATCAGCAGGAACACGAACATGGTGTTGCAGGTGGACAGCGTTCCTGCGCTCGTCGCCACCTTCGAGCGCTTCGCCAAGCCGCCGGCCAGCACGAGTGCCGCCGCCAGCGGAATGAAGCGGTTCACCAGCATCTCGACGCCCAACACCACGTTGATCATGGGCGTGTTCGCGCTGAGGCCCGCGAACGCCGAGCCGTTGTTGCCGCCCGCCGAGATGGCCGCGTACAGCACTTCCGAGAATCCGTGCGCGCCCGAGTTGGTGAGGCTGTCGACCGTGGCGGGGTCGAGGCACATGACGGCTGCGCCCACGAGGATGACGAGCGGCGTGGTGACGCACAGGATCACCGCCATGCGCATCTCCTTCGGCCCGATCTTCTTGCCGAGATACTCCGGCGTGCGTCCCACCATGAGGCCGGCGATGAACACCGTGAGCAGCACGAACCCGAGCAGCGAGTACAGGCCGCAGCCCACGCCGCCGAACACCACTTCGCCGAGCGCCATGAGAATCATGGGCACCATGCCGCCGAGGGGCGTGAAGCTGTCGTGCATCGAGTTCACCGCGCCGTTCGAAGCGGCGGTGGTGAACGCCGCCCACAGCGACGAGTCCGTCACGCCGAAGCGCGTTTCCTTGCCTTCCATGTTGCCGCCCGACTGATCGGACGTGCCCATGTACACCGCGCCGTCCTGCGCGAGTTGCGGCGTGCCCACCTGCTCGAAGTACGCGATGGCCACGAGGCCCGCCAGCAGCAGGATGAACAGGGCCGCGAACAGGGCGCGCCCTTGCCGCCGGTCGTTCACGAAACGGCCGAAGCTGAACACGAGCGACACGGGGATGAGCAGCAGCGATATGCACTGGATGAGGTTCGTCAGCGGCGTGGGGTTCTCAAGCGGGCTGGCGGAGTTCACGCCGTTGTAGCCGCCGCCGTTCGTGCCGAGCTGCTTGATGGCAACCTGGCTGGCCTGCGGCCCCAGGGGGATGGCCTCCTGCGTGACGATCTGCTCGGCCGCGGGGTCGTCGGCGCTCACGATGTCGCCGTCGGCCGTGACGCCCACCGGCTCCACCAGCTGCACCGTCTCGTAGGGCGAGAGGTTCTGGGGCGAGCCCTGCGCGACATCGACGATAGCCACCACCAACGACAGCGGCAGCAGCACGAACAGCACCGCGCGCGTCACGTCTTTCCAGAAGTTGCCCAAACCGGACGCGTTCTCGGCGACGATGCCGCGGAACAGCGCGAACAACACGGCGATGCCCACGGCCGGCGTGACGAAGTTCTGCACGGTCAGGCCGATGGCCTGCGAGAAGTAGCTGAGCGCCGCCTCGCCGCTGTAGGCCTGCCAGTTCGTGTTCGTCACGAAGCTGACGGCGGTGTTGAACGCGAGGTCCCAGCTGAGGCCGGACATGCCCTCCGGGTTGCCGGGCAGCACGCCCTGCAGCATGAGGATGGCGAACAGCCCCACGAGCGAGATGGCCGAAAATGCGAGCGCGCTCACCAGGTAGCGCTTCCAGCCCATGTCTTCCTGACGATTGACGCGGATGCCGCGGTAGATGAGGTTCTCCACCGGATTGAGCACGCGCGACAGCACGGCCACCCGCTCGCCCGCCATCACTCGGTTGATATACGCGGACAGCGGAATGGCGAGGGCCACCAGCAGCGCGAGGTAGATTGCGTACTCGAACACTTCACCCGTCATCGTTCATCACCCCCTCGCAGAAGCACGGAGAAGAGGTAGAGAGCAACGACGATGCTCAAACCCCCAACGATCCCGGTTACGATACTCATCATGATCCTTCCTTACGAGTTGCCTGGCGTGGCGGCGCGTACGGGAGCGCCGCCACGAACCCAGCATAAGAAGAACCGCATGAGCGCGACGTAAAGATGGAAGCCCGCGTGTTAAGGAAGGATTAAGATGCGGGGGCGGAGCGCGCGATCACGCCCTCGAGCAAATGCTTTGACTCCCTATTTGGCGCATAATCGCCGGATCGTGCCCTGCACCCCCGCTTCCGGCCGGGGCTTCGGCCGGGGACGTCCGCGCCGGCGCGATTCCGCCCTCCATGTGCAGCGAAATTCGATTTCTGGTAATCGAGACCCCCGGCCTTCCGTCGCGGAAAACTCCGACCTGGGGCTTCGCCGTCCGAAACCGCGATGCCGGCATCCTGCGAGGCCGAAACCCGGGGATGGGCTACCAAAAGTCGAATTTCGCTGCACGCAGAGGGGCTTGGAGCGACGCGGAAGGGCGCTCGCGCGCCGAACACGTCGCCGGGAAGGGCGGCCCATTGGGCATTATGCGCCAAATAGGGAATCAGCACGGATGTTTCACGTGAAACATCCGAGAGAGACGCTCACTTTCCCTCCCCATGTCCCTTTGCGTCGTGTAAACGTAACGCAAAGGGACATGGGGCACGGGGAGAAGCGGGGGAAGGACTCTACGCCATGAACGCTTCGACGAGGGCGTGAACGTTCGGATTGGGATCGTCGGCCCGGTAGGCCACCATTTGATCGAGCACGAGCGGACGGCCGTCCAGCTCATCGAACAACACGACGTCGTCGCGATCGGTGAGCGCCTCGGTGTTGATGCCGCAGTACGCGACAGCGTCGCCAATATCCACGTAGCGAAGCGCGAGCGGGCTCGCCACGGGAATCATGCGAAACGTCAGATCGAGATCGTCTCCGAACAAGCGAAGCGCCTGCGCAACCATGAAATCGTACCATTTGCTGCTGGTGATGGCCACCGCGACGCCGCGCAGGTCTTCCCTCCGCAGCTTGGTGAGCGATGCGAGCGGATGGTCTTTCTTCATGCAAATGCGAATGCGATCCTCGCCCACCTGAGCCGTCGCGATGCCCCGTCGCTCAGCATCGGCGGCAAGACAAGGCGAAAAGGAGAAATCGTAGCATGTGCTGATGTCGACGATTTCCTTATCGAGCTCGGCCAGAGGAGCAAGCGAATCGATGGAGAGCTCGATGAGCTCGAAGGGAATACCGGCCGCACGCGCCAGCAAATCGGGCAGGAAGGGGATAACGCCAGTGGTCTTGATGCGCACTGCCGGGTAGCTTTTCACGAGCTCGTCGCAGGCGCGCACCGCTTCGTCGTAGCTGGCAAGCGCCGTCTGCACACCAGCGAGAAATCGCTGCCCTGCGGGCGTGAGTTCCGTGCCGCGCTTCCGGTCGACCAACTGAAAACCTAGCTCCTTCTCCAAATTGGCAATGTGCACGCTCATGGCAGGTTGCGACAAATGCAGCTCCAATGCTGCAGCGCTGAAGCTCTGGCATTTGGCGAATACGACGAATTCCCGCAGCGTTTCAAGTCTCATGTGCATGCCCCCGAACGAGTTCCTCCCTTCGCGCCGCACGACGCTCGTTCATTCTAACACGCCGTACTTCTATCGAAAAACGCTGATCAATCACGTATCACAAAACGTAATGCCCGCTTTCCGGCTTTCTATTCCCGCTTCGAAAAGCGGTATTTCACCTATTGACCGAGATCTTCCTATACTCGCGGCATGCCGAAAGGCATCAAGGCAATCGCAGGAAAGGGATGATCATGGAACTGACGCGTAGGAACTTCCTCCTGGGTGCCGCCGCACTTGGCAGCACGCTGGGACTCGGGACGCTTGCAGGCTGCTCGGACGGTGCGGCAAGCGTGGCGGACAGCGGTACCTGGGACAAAGAGGCCGACCTCGTAGTGGTGGGCGGCGGCACGGGGCAGGCCGCTGCCATCGCCGGAGCCGCCGCAGGCATGAGCGTGATCCTGCTTGAGGCGCGCAACATGGTGGGCGGCGCGATGGCGTTCTCGGGCGGCAACGCTTGGCTCGCGAACACGGAATACTCGAACGCGAACGGCGACAGCTACGATTTCTCCAAGACCTACCTCGACCACATGCAAATGGGCATGGATAACGAAGAGCTGGTGGTGGCGTACCTTAACAATACGCAGAAAGTGATCGACACGCTCACCGCAAACGGCGTGAACATCCAACCGTTGCCTCGCAACGGCCAATACCAGCCGAACTGGGAAGGCGCGGACGTGATCGGGCGCAGCTGCCAGGTGATGGGCGACAACGACGGCGCCGACGTTTCGGAAGCAGGCGGCGCGCGATTGAACAGCTCGCTTTCCGCCGCATGCAGCCAGTTGGGCGTCGAGGTGCTCACTAATACCCGTGGACGTCGTCTAGTCACGAACCGCTCCGATGCCGATGCCGTCCCTCGCGTTATCGGC is a genomic window containing:
- the kdpC gene encoding potassium-transporting ATPase subunit KdpC, which translates into the protein MSKFKTWGSAALFFVAMTLLCGVLYTAVTTGIAQLLFPQQANGSIIEVDGVKYGSTVVGQEFSDDDHMWGRPTNANVSTFTDDAGNPVMWYGPSNLSPASDEFDQLVAERVEKIREAHPEKGDRAIPSDLVTCSGSGLDPHISPAAAEYQVDRLAKNTGKSTEEVRDIIEQCTEQPQFGVLGQARVNVLKVNLMLDGVL
- a CDS encoding LysR family transcriptional regulator, giving the protein MHMRLETLREFVVFAKCQSFSAAALELHLSQPAMSVHIANLEKELGFQLVDRKRGTELTPAGQRFLAGVQTALASYDEAVRACDELVKSYPAVRIKTTGVIPFLPDLLARAAGIPFELIELSIDSLAPLAELDKEIVDISTCYDFSFSPCLAADAERRGIATAQVGEDRIRICMKKDHPLASLTKLRREDLRGVAVAITSSKWYDFMVAQALRLFGDDLDLTFRMIPVASPLALRYVDIGDAVAYCGINTEALTDRDDVVLFDELDGRPLVLDQMVAYRADDPNPNVHALVEAFMA
- the kdpB gene encoding potassium-transporting ATPase subunit KdpB, translated to MTTTTWEDAGARSPRGNRNDGAMNALAKRAVRDAFAKLDPREQAKNPVMLMVYLSAILTLGLFVLALFGVTDSHPAFVLAISVVLWLTVLFSNFAEALAEGRGKAQADSLRAAKRDVDAHKINQGQLAKGMHLDDPAEFFRLNASEVSSALLKKKDLFFVAAGEQIPADGEIVLGAASVDESAITGESAPVIRESGGDRSAVTGGTTVLSDWLVVEVTADAGHSFLDQMIAMVESASRKKTPNEIALEILLVALTIVFLIVAVALFPFSAFTAGQEGAANPTTLTSLIALFVCLAPTTIGALLSAIGIAGMSRLNQANVLAMSGRAVEAAGDVDVLLLDKTGTITLGNRQAAAFIPVDGASERDVADAAQLASLTDETPEGRSIVVLAKELFDIRARELEGSGMESIPFTAQTRMSGVDFGGHEIRKGAADAVKSYVESHGGTYSAQCAGIVEDVSRAGGTPLLVARDHRILGVVHLKDIVKQGIKENFSDLRTMGIKTVMITGDNPMTAAAIAAEAGVDDFIAEATPETKLAAIRGYQAEGHMVAMTGDGTNDAPALAQADVAVAMNSGTQAAKEAGNMVDLDSSPTKLIDIVRIGKQLLMTRGSLTTFSIANDVAKYFAIIPALFVPLYPQLEALNIMQLGSPSSAILAAIIYNALIIVALIPLALKGVKYREGTAQSLLTRNLVVYGVGGVVLPFVAIKLLDMALVAIGV
- the kdpA gene encoding potassium-transporting ATPase subunit KdpA, which encodes MTGEVFEYAIYLALLVALAIPLSAYINRVMAGERVAVLSRVLNPVENLIYRGIRVNRQEDMGWKRYLVSALAFSAISLVGLFAILMLQGVLPGNPEGMSGLSWDLAFNTAVSFVTNTNWQAYSGEAALSYFSQAIGLTVQNFVTPAVGIAVLFALFRGIVAENASGLGNFWKDVTRAVLFVLLPLSLVVAIVDVAQGSPQNLSPYETVQLVEPVGVTADGDIVSADDPAAEQIVTQEAIPLGPQASQVAIKQLGTNGGGYNGVNSASPLENPTPLTNLIQCISLLLIPVSLVFSFGRFVNDRRQGRALFAALFILLLAGLVAIAYFEQVGTPQLAQDGAVYMGTSDQSGGNMEGKETRFGVTDSSLWAAFTTAASNGAVNSMHDSFTPLGGMVPMILMALGEVVFGGVGCGLYSLLGFVLLTVFIAGLMVGRTPEYLGKKIGPKEMRMAVILCVTTPLVILVGAAVMCLDPATVDSLTNSGAHGFSEVLYAAISAGGNNGSAFAGLSANTPMINVVLGVEMLVNRFIPLAAALVLAGGLAKRSKVATSAGTLSTCNTMFVFLLIVIVLLVGALTMFPALALGPIAEHLQMVLG